One genomic region from Methanocaldococcus fervens AG86 encodes:
- the aroA gene encoding 3-phosphoshikimate 1-carboxyvinyltransferase, producing the protein MLIVKKTDRLEGTVKAPPSKSYTHRAVIGAFLAEGESVIKNPLWGADCLSSVHGCRMLGADIELDKDKDKWIVKGGELKTPDNVIDIGNSGTTLRILTSIASQIPKGYAILTGDDSIRRRPMQPLLDALKQLNIEAFSSKMDGTAPIIVKSGEINGNKVEIRGDISSQFITSLMMLLPFNKEDTEIILTTPLKSKPYIDVTLDILSKFGIKIDETEKGFLVYGNQKYKAIDYIVEGDYSSASYLIAAGVLINSNITIENLFADSKQGDRAIIDIVKEMGADIKVKKDKVIVEGEYNLNGIDVDVKDIPDLVPTIAVLGCFAEGKTEIYNGEHVRLKECDRLRACAVELKKMGADIEEKPDGLIIRGVKKLRGAKLNTYNDHRLVMAFTVAGLKAEGETIIEGEEAVKISFPNFVEVMRSIGANIEIR; encoded by the coding sequence TTGTTAATTGTAAAAAAGACTGACAGATTGGAAGGAACTGTTAAAGCCCCACCTTCAAAATCATACACTCATAGGGCTGTTATTGGGGCTTTCTTAGCTGAAGGAGAAAGTGTAATAAAAAATCCCCTTTGGGGAGCTGATTGCCTCTCCTCAGTTCATGGATGTAGGATGTTGGGAGCAGATATTGAATTAGATAAAGATAAAGATAAGTGGATTGTTAAAGGTGGGGAGTTAAAAACACCAGATAACGTTATAGATATTGGAAATAGTGGAACAACATTAAGGATTTTAACATCAATAGCTTCACAGATACCAAAAGGATATGCAATTTTAACTGGAGATGATTCAATAAGAAGGAGACCAATGCAACCTTTGTTAGATGCTCTAAAACAGCTGAATATAGAGGCATTTTCGTCAAAAATGGATGGAACTGCACCAATAATTGTAAAGAGTGGAGAGATTAATGGAAATAAAGTAGAGATTAGAGGGGATATTAGCTCTCAATTTATCACATCTTTGATGATGCTCCTTCCATTTAATAAAGAAGATACTGAAATAATATTAACAACCCCATTAAAATCAAAACCTTATATTGATGTTACATTAGATATATTAAGTAAATTTGGTATAAAGATTGATGAAACAGAAAAAGGATTTTTAGTTTATGGAAATCAGAAATATAAAGCTATAGATTATATTGTTGAAGGAGATTACTCCTCCGCATCATATTTAATAGCAGCAGGAGTTTTAATAAATTCAAATATAACAATTGAAAACCTATTTGCAGATTCAAAGCAGGGCGATAGGGCGATAATTGATATCGTTAAAGAGATGGGAGCTGATATTAAAGTTAAAAAAGATAAGGTTATTGTTGAAGGAGAATATAACTTAAATGGAATAGATGTAGATGTTAAAGATATCCCTGATTTGGTTCCAACCATTGCAGTTCTTGGATGCTTTGCAGAGGGGAAGACAGAAATCTACAATGGAGAGCATGTTAGGTTGAAAGAATGTGATAGGTTGAGGGCTTGTGCAGTAGAGTTAAAAAAGATGGGAGCAGATATTGAAGAGAAACCAGATGGTTTGATTATAAGAGGGGTTAAAAAGCTGAGAGGAGCTAAATTGAATACTTATAACGACCATAGGTTGGTTATGGCATTCACCGTTGCTGGATTAAAGGCAGAGGGAGAGACAATTATTGAGGGAGAGGAAGCTGTAAAAATATCATTCCCAAATTTTGTTGAGGTTATGAGAAGTATAGGAGCTAATATTGAGATAAGATAA
- a CDS encoding Rossmann-like domain-containing protein produces the protein MIIDHIIKKAKDITNNYKFKILDFSFALPYSYVLIEKDGKKSLGVAMTLLEEYKGHSEKRKVDFGEKTIEDFITMANDLDVINRTLGLAAINAVSQYFIKLNEDDYKRDVINLILNKKGIKKIAFIGNMMPLVKMLKEKGDFEFYVFERNPKISTPETISDAFEYTLLPKMDAVLISGTSILNNSLDMILDRAKNAKLKILVGPSAQILPEFVKGYGIDYIASTHILGIDKALYNLKLGSSFGLFKKYSKKYIVKV, from the coding sequence GTGATTATTGATCATATTATTAAAAAAGCCAAAGATATTACAAATAATTATAAATTTAAAATACTTGATTTCTCTTTTGCCCTTCCATACAGCTATGTGTTGATTGAAAAGGATGGCAAAAAATCTTTAGGAGTGGCTATGACACTGTTAGAGGAATATAAAGGACATAGTGAGAAGAGAAAAGTAGATTTTGGAGAGAAAACAATTGAAGATTTTATAACTATGGCTAATGATTTAGATGTAATCAATAGAACCCTTGGATTAGCCGCTATAAATGCTGTTTCTCAATATTTCATTAAATTAAATGAAGATGATTATAAAAGGGATGTAATAAATTTGATTTTGAATAAAAAAGGAATTAAGAAAATTGCATTTATTGGAAATATGATGCCATTGGTCAAAATGCTAAAAGAAAAAGGAGATTTTGAGTTTTATGTTTTTGAGAGGAATCCAAAAATTTCAACACCAGAAACGATAAGTGATGCTTTTGAATATACTTTATTACCAAAGATGGATGCAGTTTTAATTAGTGGAACCTCTATATTAAATAACAGTTTGGACATGATATTAGATAGGGCTAAAAATGCTAAGTTAAAGATTTTAGTGGGACCTAGTGCTCAAATACTTCCAGAATTTGTTAAAGGTTATGGAATTGACTACATCGCCTCAACTCATATATTAGGTATTGATAAAGCCTTATATAATTTAAAGCTCGGCTCCTCTTTTGGATTGTTTAAGAAATATTCGAAAAAATACATTGTTAAAGTATAA
- the leuC gene encoding isopropylmalate/citramalate isomerase large subunit, translating to MGMTIVEKILAKASGKKEVSPGDIVMANIDVAMVHDITGPLTVNTLKEYGIEKVWDPEKIVVLFDHQVPADSIKAAENHILMRKFVKEQGIKYFYDIREGVCHQVLPEKGHVAPGEVVVGADSHTCTHGAFGAFATGIGSTDMAHVFATGKLWFKVPETIYFNITGDLQPYVTSKDVILSIIGEVGVDGATYKACQFGGETVKKMSIASRMTMTNMAIEMGGKTGIIEPDEKTVQYVKEAMKKHGTERPFEIIKGDEDAEFAEVYEIEADKIEPVFACPHNVDNVKPAREVAGRPIDQVFIGSCTNGRFEDLKMAIEIIDKHGGIADNVRVVVTPASREEYLKALKAGIIEKFLKYGCVVTNPSCSACMGSLYGVLGPGEVCVSTSNRNFRGRQGSLEAEIYLASPITAAACAVKGELVDPRDL from the coding sequence ATGGGAATGACTATTGTAGAAAAAATATTAGCAAAGGCTTCTGGAAAGAAAGAGGTTAGTCCAGGAGACATTGTAATGGCAAATATAGATGTGGCTATGGTTCATGACATTACTGGCCCTTTAACAGTAAATACATTAAAAGAGTATGGAATTGAGAAAGTTTGGGATCCAGAAAAGATCGTTGTCTTATTTGACCACCAAGTTCCAGCTGACAGTATAAAAGCTGCTGAAAACCACATATTAATGAGAAAATTTGTTAAAGAGCAAGGCATTAAATACTTCTACGACATTAGAGAAGGAGTTTGCCATCAAGTTTTGCCAGAAAAAGGACATGTAGCTCCTGGAGAGGTTGTTGTTGGTGCTGACAGCCACACATGCACACATGGAGCTTTTGGAGCTTTTGCTACTGGAATTGGTTCAACTGACATGGCTCACGTATTTGCAACAGGTAAATTATGGTTTAAAGTTCCAGAAACAATTTACTTCAACATTACCGGAGATTTGCAACCTTATGTTACTTCAAAGGATGTTATTTTATCAATTATAGGAGAAGTTGGTGTTGATGGGGCTACATACAAAGCTTGCCAGTTTGGTGGAGAAACTGTTAAAAAGATGAGTATTGCATCAAGAATGACAATGACAAACATGGCTATTGAAATGGGAGGAAAAACTGGAATTATAGAGCCAGATGAAAAAACTGTACAGTATGTAAAAGAAGCTATGAAAAAACATGGAACTGAAAGACCATTTGAAATAATAAAAGGAGATGAAGACGCTGAATTTGCTGAAGTTTATGAGATTGAAGCAGATAAAATAGAGCCGGTCTTTGCATGCCCACACAATGTAGATAACGTTAAGCCTGCAAGAGAGGTGGCTGGAAGACCTATAGATCAAGTATTCATTGGTTCATGCACAAACGGAAGATTTGAAGACTTAAAAATGGCTATTGAAATTATAGATAAGCATGGAGGTATAGCAGATAACGTTAGAGTTGTTGTAACTCCTGCTTCAAGAGAAGAGTATTTAAAAGCTTTAAAAGCGGGAATAATTGAGAAATTCTTAAAGTATGGATGTGTTGTTACAAACCCTTCATGCTCTGCATGTATGGGTTCATTATATGGAGTTTTAGGGCCTGGAGAGGTTTGTGTTTCAACATCAAACAGAAACTTTAGAGGTAGACAGGGTTCATTAGAGGCGGAAATTTACTTAGCATCACCAATAACCGCTGCTGCGTGTGCTGTTAAGGGAGAACTAGTAGATCCAAGAGACTTATAA
- a CDS encoding methanogenesis marker 6 protein — translation MKKTKVIVLAENALTNPGKLTRYLNSLKQPIVVKETCFGAYIEGEEELVDKLAQDIRNFEKNRIFCKDRGYPIWDERRCRAFRGGGPREGFHQLEAEQAVLDKIGLALDKIEKEGLTPMEEVLAKERELIKRESKIPVEEFKNIVEKVLGSKNEA, via the coding sequence ATGAAAAAGACCAAGGTTATAGTTTTAGCTGAAAACGCATTAACTAATCCAGGAAAATTAACAAGATATTTAAACTCACTAAAACAGCCCATTGTCGTAAAAGAGACATGTTTTGGGGCATATATTGAAGGGGAGGAAGAATTAGTTGATAAATTAGCACAAGATATTAGAAATTTTGAAAAAAATAGGATATTTTGTAAAGATAGAGGTTACCCTATTTGGGATGAGAGGAGATGTAGGGCATTTAGAGGAGGAGGGCCAAGGGAGGGCTTTCACCAATTAGAAGCTGAGCAGGCAGTTTTAGATAAAATTGGTTTGGCATTGGACAAAATTGAAAAAGAAGGATTAACGCCTATGGAAGAGGTTTTAGCTAAAGAGAGGGAGCTAATAAAGAGAGAGAGTAAGATACCGGTTGAAGAATTTAAAAATATAGTTGAGAAGGTATTAGGGAGCAAAAATGAGGCATAA
- the hjc gene encoding Holliday junction resolvase Hjc, producing MRHKYRKGSAFERELKKLLEKEGFAVVRSAGSKGVDLIAGRDGEILIFECKSSSKNRFYISREDVEKLIDFSKTFGGKPYLAVKFNGEILFINPYLLSTNGKNYVIDEKIKVIAIDFYEVVGKGKQLKIEDVT from the coding sequence ATGAGGCATAAATATAGAAAAGGTAGTGCTTTCGAAAGAGAATTAAAAAAACTTTTAGAAAAGGAGGGATTTGCAGTAGTTAGAAGTGCTGGAAGTAAAGGAGTTGATTTAATAGCAGGAAGAGATGGGGAGATTTTAATATTTGAATGTAAATCATCTTCAAAAAATAGATTTTATATAAGCAGAGAAGATGTTGAAAAGCTTATAGATTTCTCAAAAACCTTTGGAGGAAAGCCATATTTAGCTGTAAAGTTTAATGGAGAAATATTATTTATAAATCCTTATCTTTTATCAACCAACGGGAAAAACTACGTGATTGATGAAAAGATAAAAGTCATTGCCATTGATTTTTATGAAGTTGTTGGTAAAGGGAAGCAGTTAAAAATAGAGGATGTAACTTAA